One window of uncultured Trichococcus sp. genomic DNA carries:
- a CDS encoding metal ABC transporter substrate-binding protein: MKNKLLLLAAVLFVGVLGGCGNSPENDKGSTDAPGTTETKLKVVSTNSIIGDMVEKIGGNLIDAHSIVPVGTDPHEYEPLPEDIRKASEADIVFYNGLNLETGNGWFDKLMETAGKTEDEDYFVASKNVEPLYLSGNSSQQDPHAWLDISNGIRYINEITRVMSEKDPENKAAYEKNAEAYIADLTELDSEAKKEFADIPEEKKLLVTSEGAFKYFSQAYGLQAAYIWEINTESQGTPDQMKQIIEKVRDSEVPVLFVETSVDPRSMERLSNEVDLEVFSNLFTDSVAEEGEDGDSYYDMMKWNVEKIHEGLSQ, encoded by the coding sequence ATGAAGAATAAATTATTGCTGCTTGCTGCGGTGCTGTTTGTAGGTGTTTTGGGAGGCTGCGGAAATTCTCCGGAAAATGACAAAGGAAGTACGGATGCACCAGGCACAACAGAAACCAAGCTTAAAGTTGTCTCCACCAATTCCATTATCGGCGATATGGTAGAAAAAATTGGAGGGAATCTGATCGATGCGCACAGTATCGTGCCTGTCGGAACCGACCCGCACGAATACGAACCTTTGCCCGAAGACATTCGAAAAGCCAGCGAAGCTGATATCGTGTTTTATAACGGATTGAATTTAGAAACTGGCAATGGCTGGTTTGATAAATTGATGGAAACTGCTGGTAAGACGGAAGATGAGGATTACTTCGTTGCCAGTAAAAATGTCGAACCGCTGTATCTGTCGGGCAACAGTTCGCAACAAGATCCGCATGCTTGGTTGGACATTTCCAACGGCATCCGTTACATCAATGAAATCACGCGCGTCATGAGCGAGAAAGATCCTGAAAATAAAGCAGCCTATGAAAAAAATGCGGAGGCTTACATTGCCGATTTGACGGAACTGGACAGCGAGGCAAAAAAAGAATTCGCTGATATCCCCGAGGAAAAGAAGCTCTTGGTGACGAGCGAGGGAGCTTTCAAATATTTTTCCCAAGCTTACGGATTACAAGCCGCTTATATTTGGGAAATCAATACCGAGAGTCAAGGTACACCTGATCAGATGAAGCAAATCATTGAAAAAGTCCGAGATTCTGAAGTTCCGGTCCTCTTCGTGGAGACGAGCGTCGATCCCCGAAGCATGGAACGATTATCAAATGAGGTGGATCTTGAAGTCTTCAGCAATCTGTTCACGGATTCCGTTGCGGAAGAAGGGGAAGACGGCGACAGCTATTACGATATGATGAAATGGAATGTAGAAAAGATTCATGAAGGATTGAGCCAGTAA
- a CDS encoding metal ABC transporter permease, whose amino-acid sequence MLTEFIQGLLDFQFLQNALITSVMVGISAGIIGSFIILRGMSLMGDAISHAVLPGVAISYMMGSSYIIGATIFGMASAALIGFVTKHSRLKNDTAIGIVFSAFFALGIILISFARSSTDLYHILFGNVLAVRDSDMLLTAAVLIIVLISVPLFYKQLKLTSFAPTIAKSYGWNISAINYELMFLLTLVAVTSLQTVGTILVIAMLITPAATAYQLTDKLLVMIVLSTVFGTLSSIVGLYFSYSYNLPSGATIVMAAAIFFIVAFIFAPKKGLIGQLRKENLL is encoded by the coding sequence ATGTTAACTGAATTCATTCAAGGACTCTTGGATTTCCAATTCCTGCAGAACGCTTTGATCACTTCCGTTATGGTCGGAATATCTGCCGGAATCATCGGTTCCTTCATCATCTTGCGGGGGATGTCTTTAATGGGGGATGCCATCTCGCACGCCGTATTACCGGGAGTGGCGATTTCTTATATGATGGGGAGTAGCTATATCATCGGCGCCACGATTTTTGGGATGGCGTCGGCCGCTCTCATTGGTTTTGTCACGAAACACAGTCGTTTGAAAAACGATACGGCAATCGGAATCGTCTTCAGTGCATTTTTTGCTCTAGGGATCATCTTGATTTCCTTCGCCAGAAGCTCCACGGATTTGTATCATATCCTCTTCGGAAATGTTCTAGCAGTCCGGGATTCTGACATGCTGTTGACTGCCGCTGTGCTTATCATCGTCTTGATCTCAGTGCCGCTTTTCTATAAACAACTCAAACTGACTTCCTTTGCGCCGACGATTGCAAAATCATATGGTTGGAACATCAGTGCCATCAACTATGAGTTAATGTTTTTGCTGACACTAGTTGCTGTGACTTCGCTGCAAACAGTCGGGACGATTCTGGTGATCGCAATGCTGATCACACCGGCTGCGACAGCCTACCAACTGACCGATAAATTGCTTGTCATGATTGTCCTGTCGACAGTATTCGGAACCCTCAGTTCGATCGTAGGGCTTTACTTCAGCTACAGTTACAACTTGCCGTCTGGGGCGACGATTGTTATGGCAGCAGCTATATTTTTCATTGTGGCATTTATTTTTGCACCGAAGAAGGGCCTTATCGGTCAATTAAGAAAGGAGAATTTACTATGA
- a CDS encoding metal ABC transporter ATP-binding protein, translating into MENLKIQNMNIAYQGQPAIKNATLAFEPNKLTGIVGPNGAGKSTLLKGIMGLTPLNTGAVSLYGKPLKEMINKVAYVEQRQEIDLSFPIDVFGTVLFGTYAKLGFFQRPKQKEKDLALKALEKVGMAAFKDRHISELSGGQLQRVFIARALAQEAEWLLLDEPFVGIDATSEKIIIELLKQLRDEGKSIVIVHHDLHKVQSYFDNIVLINKEVVANGPVSEVFTANNMGRAYGEAITEMISLGGETNVN; encoded by the coding sequence ATGGAAAATTTAAAAATCCAGAATATGAACATAGCCTATCAAGGGCAGCCCGCAATCAAAAATGCAACGCTTGCGTTTGAGCCAAACAAATTAACAGGGATTGTAGGACCAAATGGAGCAGGGAAATCAACCTTATTGAAAGGGATCATGGGATTGACGCCGTTAAATACTGGAGCAGTAAGTCTTTACGGCAAACCGCTGAAGGAAATGATAAACAAGGTAGCCTATGTCGAACAGCGACAAGAAATCGATCTCTCATTCCCGATAGATGTTTTCGGAACCGTACTTTTTGGAACTTACGCCAAATTAGGCTTTTTCCAAAGACCGAAGCAAAAAGAGAAGGATTTAGCTTTAAAAGCTTTAGAGAAAGTCGGAATGGCTGCTTTTAAAGATCGGCATATCAGTGAATTATCCGGTGGACAGCTGCAGCGCGTGTTCATTGCACGGGCGTTGGCGCAGGAAGCAGAATGGCTGCTGCTTGACGAACCTTTTGTCGGGATCGATGCTACAAGCGAGAAAATCATCATTGAGCTGTTGAAGCAACTCCGCGATGAGGGGAAATCAATCGTGATCGTGCATCATGATCTGCATAAAGTACAGTCTTATTTTGATAATATTGTCCTGATCAATAAAGAAGTGGTTGCCAATGGACCTGTATCTGAGGTATTTACTGCCAATAATATGGGAAGGGCTTATGGGGAAGCAATTACCGAAATGATCAGTCTAGGAGGTGAAACAAATGTTAACTGA
- a CDS encoding aldo/keto reductase, which translates to MEYAILNNGVKIPMEGFGVFQVPDQAQCEQVVLEAIESGYRLIDTAAVYMNEEAVGAAIKKSGVSRDELFITTKLWSQDANYAAAKVAFQTSLDKLGLDYIDLYMIHQPLGDYYGAYRALEELYKEGKIKAIGICNFYPDRVVDLCMNVEIKPQVNQIELHPYFQQEDALKVMKEFAVQPQAWGPLAEGKHGIFTDPILAEIGGKYGKTNAQVVLKWNAQRGVIVIPKSVNESRIKENFDIWDFELSQEDMDAIAKMDLGHSEIIDHHNPELVKGLLSFNIH; encoded by the coding sequence ATGGAATATGCAATTTTGAATAATGGTGTAAAAATACCGATGGAAGGCTTTGGGGTTTTTCAAGTTCCGGATCAGGCGCAGTGTGAACAAGTAGTCTTGGAGGCGATCGAATCCGGCTACCGTCTGATTGATACCGCAGCGGTCTACATGAATGAGGAAGCTGTTGGCGCTGCTATCAAAAAAAGCGGAGTGTCTAGAGATGAACTTTTCATCACCACGAAATTATGGTCTCAGGATGCGAATTACGCTGCCGCGAAAGTAGCTTTCCAAACTTCCTTGGATAAATTAGGGCTGGATTATATCGATCTGTATATGATCCACCAACCTCTAGGGGATTATTATGGAGCTTACCGTGCACTTGAAGAACTCTATAAAGAAGGGAAAATCAAAGCCATCGGTATCTGCAATTTCTACCCGGATCGTGTTGTTGATCTCTGCATGAATGTTGAGATTAAGCCGCAAGTCAATCAGATAGAACTGCATCCCTATTTCCAACAGGAAGATGCCTTGAAGGTAATGAAAGAATTTGCTGTTCAGCCACAAGCCTGGGGACCCCTTGCAGAAGGCAAGCATGGCATCTTCACCGATCCGATTCTTGCAGAAATTGGTGGTAAATATGGCAAAACCAACGCTCAGGTCGTTCTGAAGTGGAATGCGCAAAGAGGGGTTATCGTCATTCCGAAATCAGTCAACGAGAGCAGAATAAAAGAGAACTTTGATATCTGGGATTTTGAATTGTCCCAGGAAGATATGGATGCCATCGCGAAGATGGATCTTGGCCACAGCGAAATCATCGACCACCACAATCCGGAACTCGTGAAGGGGCTGCTGAGCTTCAATATTCACTGA
- a CDS encoding TetR family transcriptional regulator, producing MAEFIRARSSEKKQLRMKEIMDATDRLFQEQSYHGITLTTIAEALGWSRGNLYKYVTTKEEIFLEIILEKQAAYFKDIEATFNDLNALSDQAFSELWTNVISRHRGYIRYYSILATIIETNVTVERLAEFKKNIMSDTDVVMAIFTKYSQLSANDADSLYWAIMFHASGLNNVCTMNPLVQEAMEIAGIPPYKKDFSTDLSDFIALCLRGYKADVN from the coding sequence ATGGCTGAGTTTATTAGAGCACGCAGCAGCGAGAAGAAACAGTTGCGTATGAAAGAAATCATGGATGCAACCGACCGTCTGTTTCAGGAGCAGTCTTATCATGGGATTACATTGACAACCATTGCCGAAGCTTTAGGCTGGTCCCGCGGTAATCTATATAAATATGTCACAACAAAAGAGGAAATATTTTTGGAGATTATCCTCGAAAAACAGGCAGCCTATTTTAAGGATATCGAGGCAACTTTTAATGATTTGAACGCGTTGTCCGATCAGGCGTTTTCAGAATTATGGACGAATGTGATAAGCCGTCATAGAGGTTATATCCGATACTACAGCATCCTGGCTACCATCATCGAAACCAATGTCACCGTTGAACGTTTAGCTGAGTTCAAGAAAAATATCATGTCAGACACCGACGTTGTAATGGCGATTTTCACGAAATACAGCCAACTATCAGCAAATGATGCAGACTCGCTCTATTGGGCAATCATGTTTCACGCAAGCGGTCTGAATAACGTGTGCACGATGAACCCTCTTGTCCAGGAGGCTATGGAGATCGCCGGTATTCCTCCATACAAAAAAGATTTTTCCACCGACCTTTCTGACTTCATAGCCTTATGCCTCAGAGGTTACAAAGCGGACGTTAACTAA
- the guaA gene encoding glutamine-hydrolyzing GMP synthase has translation MIEQFTELEKIVVLDFGSQYNQLITRRIREFGVFSELVSHRTTAEDIKAMGNVKGVIFSGGPNSVYEEDAFKVDPAIFAMGIPVLGICYGMQLMTDHFGGKVIPAEEREYGRSDIQILDLDTPMFKGLSDIETVWMSHGDKITDIPAGFKVTATNDNCPVAAFANTAEKFYGVQFHPEVQHSVHGNEMLKNFAFEVCGCSGNWSIANFIEIETKKIRETVGDKKVLLGLSGGVDSSVVGVLLHKAIGSQLTCIFVDHGLLRKGEGDQVMESLVGKFGLNIIRVDAKKRFMDKLAGVSDPEQKRKIIGNEFVYVFDDEATKLQGIDFLAQGTLYTDVIESGTETAQTIKSHHNVGGLPEDMQFKLIEPLNTLFKDEVRELGTQLGMPDSIVWRQPFPGPGLGIRVIGEITEEKLEIVRDSDYILREEIANAGLERDVWQYFTVLPGFRSVGVMGDGRTYDYTIGIRAVTSIDGMTSDWARIPYEVLDKISRRIVNEVKHVNRIVYDITSKPPSTIEWE, from the coding sequence ATGATAGAGCAATTTACCGAGTTGGAAAAAATCGTCGTACTGGATTTCGGCAGTCAATATAACCAATTGATTACACGACGCATCCGCGAATTCGGCGTATTCTCAGAGTTGGTTTCACACCGCACAACTGCTGAGGATATCAAAGCGATGGGGAACGTCAAGGGGGTCATTTTCTCCGGCGGCCCGAACAGCGTCTATGAAGAAGATGCTTTCAAAGTAGATCCGGCCATTTTCGCCATGGGCATCCCCGTATTGGGAATTTGTTACGGCATGCAATTGATGACCGATCATTTCGGCGGAAAAGTCATTCCTGCTGAAGAAAGAGAATACGGACGTTCCGACATCCAAATTCTTGATTTGGATACGCCAATGTTCAAAGGCCTTTCCGACATCGAAACTGTTTGGATGAGCCATGGTGATAAAATCACTGACATCCCTGCCGGCTTCAAAGTGACTGCCACAAACGACAACTGTCCTGTCGCAGCCTTCGCCAATACAGCAGAAAAATTCTACGGCGTCCAGTTCCATCCGGAAGTACAGCACTCTGTACACGGAAACGAAATGCTGAAGAACTTCGCCTTCGAAGTCTGCGGTTGCTCAGGTAACTGGTCGATCGCCAACTTCATCGAAATCGAAACTAAAAAAATCAGAGAAACTGTCGGCGACAAAAAAGTCTTGTTGGGACTTTCCGGCGGGGTTGATTCAAGCGTAGTCGGCGTATTGCTGCACAAAGCGATCGGCTCGCAATTGACTTGTATCTTTGTTGACCACGGCCTGTTGCGCAAAGGCGAAGGCGATCAAGTCATGGAAAGCCTGGTAGGCAAATTCGGCTTGAACATCATCCGCGTTGATGCGAAAAAACGTTTCATGGACAAACTGGCAGGCGTCAGCGATCCGGAACAAAAACGTAAAATCATCGGCAACGAATTCGTTTACGTATTCGACGATGAAGCTACGAAATTGCAAGGCATCGACTTCTTGGCCCAAGGAACGCTTTACACCGACGTGATCGAAAGCGGAACGGAGACTGCCCAAACAATCAAGTCCCACCACAACGTAGGCGGACTGCCTGAAGATATGCAATTCAAACTGATCGAACCATTGAACACCTTGTTCAAAGATGAAGTCCGCGAATTGGGTACACAACTCGGCATGCCTGACAGCATCGTTTGGCGCCAGCCATTCCCAGGCCCTGGTTTGGGTATCCGCGTCATCGGCGAAATCACCGAAGAGAAATTGGAGATCGTCCGCGATTCAGACTACATCCTCCGCGAAGAAATCGCGAATGCCGGTTTGGAACGCGACGTATGGCAATACTTCACCGTCCTTCCAGGATTCCGCAGCGTAGGCGTAATGGGCGATGGCCGTACGTATGACTACACAATCGGTATCCGCGCCGTGACATCCATCGATGGCATGACGTCCGACTGGGCACGCATCCCTTACGAAGTGTTGGACAAGATTTCCCGACGCATCGTAAATGAAGTAAAGCATGTCAACCGCATAGTGTATGACATCACGAGCAAGCCACCATCGACCATCGAGTGGGAGTAA
- the coaA gene encoding type I pantothenate kinase yields the protein MIEDRNYYEIHREEWQTFHQDSIPTITEEELKELTSLNDRLSLEDVKDVYVPLVHMFDIYLQQYRNLQRDKSRFLGRSYEPSPLIIGVTGSVAVGKSTTARVLQNLLKRAYPTKAVELMTTDGFLYPNRILRERNIMDRKGFPESYDMENLVQFLLDVKTGKPNVRFPVYSHRIYDIVPGDYEEVNHPDILIVEGINVLQLPSNQQIYVSDFFDFSIYVDAEEEMIEKWYIERFEMLMDLAIDQPDNYYYNYAIGKREDAIEMARGVWKRVNLKNLREYIYPTITRANLVIHKTTNHFIDELYIKKY from the coding sequence ATGATAGAAGATAGAAATTACTACGAAATCCATCGTGAAGAATGGCAAACTTTTCATCAAGATTCCATCCCGACCATCACGGAAGAGGAACTGAAGGAATTGACATCATTGAATGATAGGCTTTCATTGGAAGATGTTAAGGATGTCTATGTGCCATTGGTGCATATGTTCGATATTTACTTGCAGCAGTACCGGAATCTTCAACGGGATAAAAGCAGATTTCTTGGCAGATCCTATGAACCGTCTCCGCTCATCATCGGCGTAACGGGTAGCGTTGCAGTCGGGAAAAGTACGACAGCGCGTGTCCTGCAGAATCTTTTGAAACGGGCCTATCCCACAAAAGCAGTCGAATTGATGACGACGGATGGCTTCCTGTATCCGAACCGGATATTGAGGGAACGCAACATCATGGACCGTAAAGGATTCCCGGAAAGTTATGATATGGAAAATTTGGTGCAATTCCTGTTGGATGTGAAGACAGGCAAGCCGAATGTCCGGTTTCCGGTCTATTCCCACCGCATCTATGATATCGTCCCTGGCGATTATGAGGAAGTGAATCATCCGGATATCCTGATTGTGGAAGGGATCAATGTGCTGCAGTTGCCGAGCAATCAGCAGATTTACGTCAGCGACTTCTTTGACTTTTCCATCTACGTGGATGCCGAGGAAGAGATGATCGAAAAATGGTACATCGAACGTTTCGAAATGCTGATGGACCTGGCGATCGATCAACCGGATAATTATTATTACAACTATGCAATCGGCAAACGCGAAGACGCCATCGAGATGGCCAGAGGCGTCTGGAAAAGGGTCAACCTCAAGAACCTTCGGGAGTATATCTATCCCACGATCACACGGGCAAATTTAGTGATTCACAAAACGACCAATCACTTTATTGATGAATTGTACATAAAAAAATATTAA